From Streptomyces yatensis, one genomic window encodes:
- a CDS encoding methyltransferase domain-containing protein produces the protein MSTAETVRDGVVHDGSVREGAVHDGSVRDGSVRERTPARRAAAPWHADPYVRALHAGRGPLFLRRADGWMLPLDVERWCADADAADRTVLRRCQGPALDIGCGPGRLVAALALRGRPCLGIDVSQAAVARTVRAGGPALCRSVFEPLPGEGRWGTALLIDGNIGIGGDPQALLARVAQLIAPDGLLLVEAAAADVDERVRVRVDDGRGDMGTAFPWARVGVPALLHHARAVGWNPVEQWTARDRSFVSLRRTPPLPRSPTER, from the coding sequence ATGAGCACGGCGGAGACGGTGCGAGACGGAGTCGTACACGACGGATCGGTACGCGAAGGAGCCGTACACGACGGATCGGTACGTGACGGATCGGTGCGTGAGCGGACTCCCGCTCGCCGTGCGGCGGCCCCCTGGCACGCCGACCCCTATGTCCGGGCGCTGCACGCGGGCCGAGGCCCGCTGTTCCTGCGCCGAGCCGACGGCTGGATGCTGCCCTTGGATGTCGAACGCTGGTGTGCGGACGCCGACGCGGCCGACCGGACGGTGCTGCGGCGCTGCCAGGGCCCGGCCCTCGACATCGGCTGCGGACCCGGTCGGCTGGTGGCCGCACTGGCCCTGCGCGGCCGCCCCTGCCTGGGCATCGACGTCAGCCAGGCCGCGGTCGCCCGGACGGTCCGTGCGGGTGGGCCCGCGCTGTGCCGCTCGGTCTTCGAACCGCTGCCCGGCGAGGGACGCTGGGGCACGGCACTGCTGATCGACGGCAACATCGGCATCGGCGGCGATCCGCAGGCACTCCTCGCGCGCGTCGCTCAACTCATAGCCCCCGACGGGCTGCTGCTGGTGGAGGCCGCGGCGGCCGATGTGGACGAGCGGGTGCGGGTGCGCGTGGACGACGGCCGGGGCGACATGGGAACGGCCTTCCCCTGGGCCCGGGTCGGCGTCCCGGCACTGCTGCACCACGCGCGCGCGGTGGGCTGGAACCCGGTCGAGCAATGGACCGCCCGGGACCGGAGCTTTGTGTCGCTGCGCCGCACACCGCCCCTGCCCCGATCCCCCACGGAGCGCTGA
- a CDS encoding molybdopterin-dependent oxidoreductase, translating to MSHPPRTHRDRRALWRSPLRGPWLTSVFGVILLFGLPVLFVTGLLSYAAYNPDLSPVNDETPDKGLLGFYLFTWPTNPSWLYRVNQGVHVTLGIVLVPVLLAKLWSVIPKLFTWPPVRSVGHGLERLSLLALVGGGLFEFATGVLNVQLDYIFPGSFYPLHFYGAWIFIAALVVHVALRFPAMVRALRSRDLRAELRTRARDTKPEPPDETGLVSPQPAAPTMSRRGALAMVGTGSFALLVVTAGQSIGGPLRETAVLAPHGRNPGSGPNGFQINKTAMAVGLRARDIGPDWRLTVRGATGRETVLTREQLLRLPRHGAALPIACVEGWSTTDQRWDGVRLADLAALVGHTDRPPRVLVESVQRHGSFRRVVLSDVQVRDPRSLLALRVNGADLSPDHGYPARVIVPGAPGVHNTKWVGRLTFGDFEENA from the coding sequence ATGAGCCACCCTCCCCGTACCCACCGTGACCGCCGCGCGCTGTGGCGCAGTCCCCTGCGCGGCCCCTGGCTGACGTCCGTCTTCGGCGTGATCCTGCTCTTCGGCCTGCCCGTGCTCTTCGTGACCGGACTGCTCTCGTACGCCGCCTACAACCCCGACCTGTCCCCGGTCAACGACGAGACCCCGGACAAGGGGCTGCTCGGCTTCTATCTCTTCACCTGGCCGACCAACCCCTCCTGGCTCTACCGCGTCAACCAGGGCGTGCACGTCACCCTCGGGATCGTGCTCGTCCCGGTGCTGCTGGCCAAGCTGTGGTCGGTCATCCCCAAGCTGTTCACCTGGCCGCCGGTGCGGTCGGTGGGGCACGGGCTGGAGCGGCTCTCGCTGCTGGCGCTGGTCGGCGGCGGGCTGTTCGAGTTCGCGACCGGGGTGCTCAACGTCCAGCTGGACTACATCTTCCCCGGGTCCTTCTACCCGCTGCACTTCTACGGGGCGTGGATCTTCATCGCCGCCCTCGTGGTCCATGTGGCGCTGCGGTTCCCGGCCATGGTGCGGGCGCTGCGCAGCCGCGACCTGCGGGCCGAGCTGCGCACCCGCGCCCGCGACACCAAGCCGGAGCCGCCGGACGAGACCGGCCTGGTCAGCCCGCAACCGGCCGCGCCCACCATGTCGCGGCGGGGCGCGCTCGCCATGGTCGGCACCGGCTCGTTCGCGCTGCTGGTGGTGACGGCCGGTCAGAGCATCGGCGGCCCGCTGCGCGAGACCGCCGTCCTCGCGCCGCACGGCCGCAACCCGGGGTCGGGGCCCAACGGCTTCCAGATCAACAAGACCGCCATGGCCGTCGGCCTCCGCGCCCGCGACATCGGGCCCGACTGGCGGCTGACGGTGCGCGGTGCGACGGGCCGCGAGACCGTCCTCACCCGGGAGCAGCTGCTGCGGCTGCCGCGCCACGGCGCGGCGCTGCCCATCGCCTGTGTGGAGGGATGGTCCACCACCGACCAGCGGTGGGACGGGGTGCGGCTGGCCGACCTCGCCGCGCTGGTGGGGCATACCGACCGGCCGCCGAGGGTCCTGGTGGAGTCGGTGCAGCGGCACGGCTCCTTCCGCCGCGTCGTGCTGAGCGACGTCCAGGTCCGCGACCCCCGCTCGCTGCTGGCCCTGCGGGTCAACGGCGCGGATCTGTCGCCGGACCACGGCTATCCGGCGCGCGTGATCGTGCCCGGGGCCCCGGGTGTGCACAACACCAAGTGGGTCGGCCGGCTGACCTTCGGAGACTTCGAGGAGAACGCGTGA
- a CDS encoding TIGR04282 family arsenosugar biosynthesis glycosyltransferase, producing the protein MRADTGCRPAHEDGTTLLVIAKEPVPGRVKTRLTPPYTPAEAASLAEACLADTLRAALAMPARRRVLVLDGRPGPWLPPGFEVVPQCDGGLDERLAAAFAACRGAALLIGMDTPQVTPALLAPALNPNGWHDCDAWFGPAADGGFWALGLAQPDPGLLRGVPMSTATTGAAQRRRLTDAGLRVRDLPMLRDVDTAEDAARVAADAPGGQFARTLARLSRTTAR; encoded by the coding sequence ATCCGTGCGGACACCGGCTGCCGGCCCGCCCACGAGGACGGGACGACGCTGCTCGTCATCGCCAAGGAACCGGTGCCCGGGCGGGTGAAGACCAGGCTCACTCCCCCGTACACCCCCGCCGAGGCCGCCTCGCTCGCCGAGGCGTGCCTCGCCGACACGCTGCGCGCCGCGCTCGCCATGCCCGCCCGCCGCAGGGTGCTGGTGCTCGACGGGCGCCCCGGGCCATGGCTGCCGCCGGGATTCGAGGTGGTGCCGCAGTGCGACGGCGGTCTGGACGAACGGCTCGCCGCGGCCTTCGCCGCCTGCCGGGGCGCCGCCCTGCTGATCGGCATGGACACCCCCCAGGTGACCCCCGCACTCCTCGCCCCCGCGCTGAACCCGAACGGCTGGCACGACTGCGACGCCTGGTTCGGCCCGGCCGCCGACGGCGGCTTCTGGGCCTTGGGCCTGGCGCAACCGGACCCCGGTCTGCTGCGGGGCGTGCCGATGTCCACCGCCACCACCGGTGCCGCACAGCGGCGCCGGCTGACGGACGCGGGGCTGCGGGTGCGCGACCTGCCGATGCTGCGCGACGTGGACACGGCGGAGGACGCCGCACGCGTGGCGGCCGACGCCCCCGGCGGACAGTTCGCCCGGACCCTCGCCCGGCTGTCCCGGACCACCGCCCGATGA
- a CDS encoding glycosyltransferase 87 family protein — MSPLALAALLGSLVAVLALTFRRDDFHTAPGTLSRWYALAWVLFAAAAWTVRRLGARQAAVFVLVGSAAVAATGLLGPPRTSTDAYRYAWDGRVQAAGISPYDHAPEDPALAPLRDRWLFPTGSACRGPDRAPVRPAPEPPAPGASGPADSQCTRLNRPAVHTIYPPVAEGYFLLVHRSAPSGSTLLPLQTGGALLSVATTAVLLAATRRRPDPRLATARAALWAWCPAVPVEAVNNAHVDALGVLLTVAGLVAVPRRRALGGVLLGAAIAAKLLPAVTLPGALSGLLATNPKTPKALKTPTLKTPKAPENAGSPASPTARLRRPAAAAVRPAAAVVLPAAAVVALGYLPYILLSRSSVLGYLTGYVAEEGYETGSTAADDKNRYALLRLLHPDPESWALPVVAAVLLVVVAWVLLRGDPGRPWRGALVVTGTAFLLMTPGYPWYALLVVALVALDGRWEWLGLPLAGVAQYVTARAVDDGAWVGTLGYAVAGAAVMAGWAVRARRAASAPPPPEPHAEAPGDAATPGSPPGSPATRPRRRRVPR, encoded by the coding sequence ATATCCCCGCTCGCGCTGGCCGCGCTGCTCGGCTCGCTGGTCGCCGTGCTCGCCCTGACCTTCCGCAGGGACGACTTCCACACCGCGCCCGGCACGCTCTCCCGCTGGTACGCCCTCGCCTGGGTGCTGTTCGCCGCGGCGGCGTGGACGGTCCGCCGCCTGGGCGCCCGCCAGGCCGCCGTCTTCGTGCTCGTGGGGAGCGCCGCGGTCGCCGCCACGGGCCTGCTCGGGCCGCCGCGCACCAGCACCGACGCCTACCGCTACGCCTGGGACGGACGTGTGCAGGCCGCGGGCATCTCCCCCTATGACCACGCGCCCGAGGACCCCGCGCTCGCTCCGCTGCGCGACCGCTGGCTCTTCCCGACGGGCTCCGCCTGCCGCGGCCCCGACCGCGCCCCCGTCCGCCCCGCGCCCGAACCTCCCGCGCCCGGCGCCTCCGGCCCCGCCGACTCGCAGTGCACCCGCCTCAACCGCCCCGCGGTCCATACGATCTATCCTCCCGTCGCAGAGGGCTATTTCCTTCTTGTACACCGCTCGGCGCCGTCAGGTTCCACTCTCCTCCCGCTGCAGACCGGCGGCGCGCTGCTGTCCGTCGCCACCACCGCCGTGCTGCTGGCCGCGACACGCCGCCGCCCCGATCCCCGCCTCGCCACCGCTCGCGCCGCGCTGTGGGCCTGGTGCCCGGCCGTGCCCGTGGAGGCGGTGAACAACGCCCACGTCGACGCGCTGGGCGTGCTGTTGACCGTCGCGGGCCTGGTCGCCGTCCCCCGCCGCCGCGCCCTGGGCGGCGTACTGCTCGGCGCGGCGATCGCGGCCAAGCTGCTGCCCGCCGTGACCCTGCCGGGCGCGCTCTCCGGCCTCCTCGCCACGAACCCCAAGACACCCAAGGCCCTCAAGACCCCCACCCTCAAAACCCCCAAGGCCCCTGAAAACGCCGGGAGTCCCGCCTCGCCGACCGCCCGGCTCCGCCGCCCCGCGGCAGCGGCCGTGCGCCCTGCCGCGGCGGTCGTGCTGCCCGCCGCGGCCGTCGTCGCGCTCGGCTACCTCCCGTACATCCTGCTCTCGCGCTCCTCCGTGCTCGGCTATCTCACCGGCTATGTGGCCGAGGAGGGGTACGAGACGGGCTCCACCGCCGCGGACGACAAGAACCGCTACGCACTGCTGCGTCTGCTCCACCCCGATCCGGAGAGCTGGGCCCTGCCGGTGGTCGCCGCCGTCCTGCTCGTGGTCGTCGCGTGGGTGCTGCTGCGCGGCGATCCCGGGCGGCCCTGGCGCGGCGCGCTGGTGGTGACCGGGACCGCGTTCCTGCTGATGACGCCGGGCTACCCCTGGTACGCGCTGCTGGTGGTGGCGCTGGTGGCCCTCGACGGGCGCTGGGAGTGGCTCGGCCTGCCGCTCGCGGGAGTCGCCCAGTATGTGACGGCCCGTGCGGTCGACGACGGCGCGTGGGTCGGGACGCTGGGGTACGCGGTCGCCGGTGCGGCGGTCATGGCCGGCTGGGCCGTGCGGGCCCGGCGGGCGGCTTCCGCTCCCCCGCCGCCGGAGCCCCACGCCGAGGCCCCGGGCGACGCCGCCACACCCGGATCGCCACCCGGATCGCCAGCCACACGGCCGAGGCGCCGAAGAGTCCCGCGGTGA